From the genome of Colletotrichum higginsianum IMI 349063 chromosome 4, whole genome shotgun sequence, one region includes:
- a CDS encoding Arginyl-tRNA synthetase codes for MATLSITGLQTSLERLSLDTPLPSFPVADVLVRPLDIFRSYIAQIVAEAAQCDPAVAYEAIQSTAAISMGDLAVILPRLKIKGKGDAAAELLAKFPNSPLYTFPFVDGVHIRIFSHPVLLPRLLIPFIWDRKELYGADDTHGRQDAASPDGGRKKVVVEFSSPNIAAEFEGRHLRSTINGASIAKLHERMGWDVVRLNYLGDWGKNIALLAVGWNKFGSEEEFDKDPIRHLLDVHTKINELFKPEQEASSKAKDEGKNTAEIESQGIYAERDAFFKRMEEGDPEAVALTTRFRDVYVKDYTKAYARLGIEFDEYAGESQVTSDSIAEVEALLKDKGISEESDGSWLIDFKKHGAKGLGTGMIRNRTGTTMYFSRDLAAILDRDKRYAFDKMVYVVNAEQDSHFRGVIKALELMGRDDLAKKIQHINFGKVQGLSSQLGNAHLLGDMLNQCANAVRDAMSTEQNAGAPLAAAEPFGITSLLAQDMHTKRSNGYAFDSKKMTEFEGETGAALQLHYTRLCLTIRQLGADPAAALGEVDYSHLEEEEYTNLLRLLAQYPDVVSAAYKTLEPSAVLTFLYRLAEQLVVCLDDDEGEDEGEGEEDEETPEDPKLDLARAVLYEITRQVFENGMKVLGITPLAT; via the exons ATGGCAACACTCTCAATCACCGGTCTTCAGACCTCGCTCGAAAGGCTGAGCCTCGACACTCCTCTGCCCTCGTTCCCGGTTGCCGATGTGCTGGTACGCCCGCTGGATATCTTCCGGTCTTACATCGCCCAGATCGTGGCCGAGGCTGCTCAGTGTGACCCCGCGGTTGCGTATGAGGCGATTCAGTCGACGGCCGCCATTTCCATGGGCGACCTGGCCGTGATCCTTCCTCGTCTCAAAATCAAGGGCAAAGGCGACGCCGCAGCCGAGCTGCTTGCGAAG TTCCCCAACTCACCTCTTTACACCTTCCCTTTCGTCGACGGGGTTCACATCCGGATTTTTTCTCACCCAGTCCTGCTTCCGAGACTCCTTATACCCTTCATCTGGGATCGAAAAGAGCTTTATGGCGCGGATGATACCCATGGAAGACAAGATGCCGCCTCTCCAGACGGCGGACGCAAaaaggtcgtcgtcgagttcTCCTCGCCCAACATTGCAGCCGAGTTCGAAGGCAGACACCTGCGCAGCACCATCAACGGCGCCTCGATCGCCAAACTCCATGAGCGCATGGGATGGGACGTCGTCAGGCTGAACTATCTCGGCGACTGGGGCAAGAACATCGCCCTGCTTGCCGTCGGCTGGAACAAGTTTGGGTCCGAGGAAGAATTTGACAAAGACCCCATCCGCCACCTGCTCGACGTCCACACCAAGATCAACGAGCTGTTCAAGCCCGAACAAGAGGCGAGCTCAAAGGCCAAAGACGAGGGGAAGAACACGGCCGAAATCGAGTCGCAGGGCATCTACGCCGAGCGAGACGCTTTCTTCAAGCGCatggaggagggcgaccCTGAAGCCGTGGCCCTGACGACGAGATTCAGAGACGTCTATGTCAAAGACTACACCAAGGCCTACGCTCGTCTGGGCATCGAGTTCGACGAGTACGCCGGCGAGTCCCAAGTGACGTCGGACtccatcgccgaggtcgaggccctTCTCAAAGACAAGGGCATCTCGGAAGAGAGCGACGGCTCGTGGCTCATCGACTTCAAGAAGCACGGGGCCAAGGGTCTCGGCACCGGCATGATCCGCAACCGGACGGGCACGACCATGTACTTTTCGCGGGACCTCGCGGCGATCCTCGACCGGGACAAGAGGTACGCCTTCGACAAGATGGTTTacgtcgtcaacgccgagCAGGACTCGCACTTCCGCGGCGTGATCAAGGCGCTCGAGCTGATGGGGCGGGACGACCTGGCCAAGAAGATCCAGCACATCAACTTTGGTAAAGTACAGGGGCTGTCGTCCCAGCTCGGCAACGCCCACCTCCTGGGCGACATGCTGAACCAGTGCGCCAACGCGGTGCGGGACGCCATGTCGACGGAGCAGAACGCCGGGGCGCCCCTTGCGGCGGCCGAGCCGTTCGGCATCACGTCCCTCCTCGCGCAGGACATGCACACGAAGCGCAGCAACGGGTACGCGTTCGACAGCAAGAAGATGACCGAGTTCGAGGGCGAGACCGGTGCCGCGCTGCAGCTGCACTACACCCGGCTCTGCCTGACGATCCGGCAGCTCGGGGCGGAccccgcggcggcgctcggAGAGGTCGACTACTCGCacctggaggaggaggagtacaCGAACCTGCTGCGGCTCCTGGCGCAGTACCCGGACGTCGTCAGTGCCGCGTACAAGACACTCGAGCCGTCGGCAGTGCTGACCTTCCTGTACCGGTTGGCGGAGCAGCTTGTCGTgtgcctcgacgacgacgagggtgaggacgagggcgaaggggaggaggacgaggagacgcCCGAGGACCCGAAGCTTGATCTCGCGAGAGCTGTGCTATACGAGATTACGAGGCAGGTGTTTGAGAACGGCATGAAGGTCCTCGGCATTACTCCACTGGCGACTTGA
- a CDS encoding Integral membrane protein, translated as MSESWTYNTPPGTASTGAQITIVALVFTALSLVIMLLRLYVRVIMLKAAGADDWVIIVTWIAACGFAVVSTIQTKWGLGLENIEDMPKENLYNFGLLQYAGAPFYITSILGFKISLLLSYLRFIPKGVYRWATLITIGMCIAYHIAFLVVQVNLCTPIAKQWDPTITNGSCIPGVPFYTSMAALTIVFDIVVMFLPFPVLASSKIQKRKKFVLLGLFGLGAFITVIQIVRIQTVHALANYLDSAPLIMWSAVENNLGIIVCCVPTLAPLVKYFNEKSRSGSRSNKYGAASGYGRTGGGGGGGQSGNVGSRYALQSWRPGMSGMHPLSSGNDHSEQDLGGQTSRIGKGSDDGSAEFHLDAPVIIKKTEFVVTSDPREPGLAV; from the exons ATGAGTGAGTCGTGGACGTACAACACCCCTCCGGGGACGGCGAGCACGGGCGCCCAGATCACGATCGTTGCCCTGGTCTTCACGGCCCTGTCCTTGGTCATCATGCTCCTGCGGCTGTACGTTCGCGTCATCATGCTCAAGGCGGCCGGAGCAG ATGACTGGGTCATTATCGTGACTTGGATTGCCGCTTGCGGCTTTGCGGTGGTTAGCACGATCC AAACAAAATGGGGTCTCGGACTTGAGAACATCGAGGACATGCCGAAGGAGAACCTATACAACTTTGGTCTGTTGCAATATGCCGGCGCCCCGTT CTACATCACCAGCATCCTGGGCTTCAAGATCAGCCTGCTCCTCTCTTACCTCCGTTTCATCCCCAAGGGCGTCTACAGATGGGCAACGCTCATCACCATCGGCATGTGCATTGCATACCACATCGCCTTCCTCGTTGTCCAAGTGAACCTCTGCACACCG ATCGCCAAGCAGTGGGACCCGACCATCACGAACGGTTCCTGTATCCCGGGAGTCCCCTTCTACACCAGCATGGCCGCCTTGACAATCGTCTTTGACATTGTCGT CATgttcctccccttccccgtcCTCGCGTCTTCCAAGATCCAGAAACGCAAGAAGTTCGTCCTactcggcctcttcggcctcggcgccttCATCACCGTCATCCAGATCGTCCGCATCCAGACGGTCCACGCCCTCGCCAACTACCTCGACTCGGCGCCCCTCATCATGTGGTCCGCGGTCGAGAACAACCTGGGCATCATCGTCTGCTGCGTGCCGACCCTCGCGCCCTTGGTCAAGTACTTCAACGAGAAGAGCAGGTCGGGCAGCCGGAGCAACAAGTACGGCGCCGCGAGCGGCTACGGCAggaccggcggcggcggcggcggcgggcagagCGGAAACGTGGGCAGCCGGTACGCGCTGCAGAGCTGGCGGCCGGGCATGAGCGGGATGCACCCGCTGAGCAGCGGCAACGACCACAGCGAGCAGGACCTCGGCGGGCAGACGTCGAGGATAGGCAAGGGGTCGGATGACGGGAGCGCCGAGTTCCACCTCGACGCGCCCGTCATCATCAAGAAGACCGAGTTTGTGGTCACGAGTGACCCGAGGGAGCCGGGGCTGGCGGTGTAA
- a CDS encoding Arginyl-trna synthetase, producing MASRRERGIRGANLIPDEERLRRVDEAKRNVRETATYTPVLYGRILSRIECNAFRRCISDNTIYHSICNSLKDNNIAERDRHPDLVDFLALEAILPVNYNGEYNRVLRDLYIRCDTDAWVDQAVFDENHEWFQDAIQQARNYISSIIGRADENLLEIILAGIETGFWREKIEDNALYLPIVEKMDQDHNLTQRDVITAVAINGGKYPAAVYRHLVVKQNSDMVNWGNDSAARQNLYEDEEFHENRATSTVYAETMANLDSFANAMEDKQKALEIRKQISEMKELMENDAGILHHTRGGRVTKAGARGNGGRAQSRRGSVASASVPSGLFVRQSIEDNGGNDGRGQGGLQRVGGRAASGGKEGASCARDNDGDDGDEDEGGDEDEDEDGDEDGDDGGLT from the exons ATGGCCAGCCGTCGCGAGCGAGGCATCCGTGGTGCAAACCTCATCCCTGATGAGGAGCGCCTTCGACGCGTTGACGAGGCCAAGCGCAACGTCCGTGAGACAGCCACTTACACCCCCGTCCTCTATGGCCGCATCTTGTCTCGCATCGAATGCAATGCCTTCCGCCGTTGCATCTCAGACAATACCATCTACCACTCCATCTGTAACTCCCTGAAGGACAACAACATTGCTGAGCGCGACCGTCACCCTGACCTTGTCGACTTCCTTGCCCTTGAGGCCATCCTTCCCGTCAACTACAACGGCGAGTACAACCGCGTCCTCCGGGACCTCTACATCCGCTGTGACACCGACGCCTGGGTCGAccaggccgtcttcgacgaGAACCACGAGTGGTTTCAGGACGCCATCCAGCAGGCCCGGAACTATatcagcagcatcatcgGACGCGCCGACGAGAATCTGCTTGAGATTATACTTGCCGGCATCGAGACGGGCTTCTGGCGCGAGAAGATCGAGGACAACGCCCTCTACCTTCCCATCGTCGAAAAGATGGACCAGGACCACAACCTCACCCAGCGCGACGTCATCACTGCCGTGGCCATCAACGGCGGCAAGTACCCGGCTGCCGTCTACcgccacctcgtcgtcaagcAGAACTCGGACATGGTCAACTGGGGCAACGACAGCGCCGCCCGCCAGAACCTCTACGAGGACGAAGAGTTCCACGAGAACCGCGCCACCAGCACCGTCTACGCAGAGACGATGGCCAACCTCGATTCCTTCGCCAACGCAATGGAGGACAAGCAGAAGGCGCTCGAGATCCGCAAGCAGATCAGCGAGATGAAGGAGCTCATGGAGAAcgacgccggcatcctcCACCACACCAGAGGTGGCCGCGTCACCAAGGCCGGCGCCCGCGGCAACGGTGGCCGCGCCCAGTCTCGCCGCGGCTCTgtcgcctccgcctccgtccCCTCTGGCCTTTTCGTCCGCCAGAGCATCGAGGACAACGGAGGCAACGACGGCAGAGGCCAGGGAGGCCTTCAGCGTGTCGGCGGCCGCGCTGCCAGCGGCGGAAAGGAAGG GGCTTCCT GCGCCAGagacaacgacggcgacgacggtgacgaagacgaaggcggtgacgaagacgaagatgaagacggcgacgaagacggagacgacgggggTTTAACGTAG
- a CDS encoding FAD binding domain-containing protein, with protein MKSFVLQAVLAGAALAAPNRGPFAGAAVLERAAGDCKCFPGDACWPATAQWNALNTTVGGNLIATVPLGSPCHDPTYDAAVCASLQSQWQDSEIHMESSSSIMAPFFANQSCDPFQPQSRPCLLGNYVVYAVDAKTPEHIQATIAFAREHNIRFVVRNTGHDYLGRSTGAGALSVWTHHMNSAEVVDWNSAAYQGKAMKVGAGAQGFHVMEAAHAAGLAVVGGECPTVGIAGGYTQGGGHSALSTSFGLSADNVLEWEVITANGTFLTASKTENADLFWALSGGGPGNWGVVTSLTVKAHADAKVGGATLVIMAADNDNAAFFEAIDAFHEELAAMVDGGSMVVYYFAAAFFQIAPLNAFNKTADEVRTLLAPFVARLDGLGIKYTVAYSEFDSYYGHYDQYFGPLPIGNIQVGIAQYGGRLIPRADITSIGSFSRSLAAKGATFIGVGTDVGRFGNKDSNSVTPAWRSALVHATLTTVWDFEAPWEDMLANQDLMTNVLMKEIEALTPTGGAYMNEADFQQPNFQKEFFGSNYNALLCLKQKWDPEGFFYVRNAVGSESWGVANDGRMCRV; from the exons ATGAAGAGCTTTGTTCTCCAGGcggtcctcgccggcgcggccctCGCTGCTCCGAACCGCGGCCccttcgccggcgccgccgtcctcgagcgcgCCGCTGGCGACTGTAAGTGCTTCCCCGGCGACGCCTGCTGGCCCGCCACCGCGCAGTGGAATGCCCTCAACAccaccgtcggcggcaacctcATCGCCACCGTGCCCCTGGGCTCGCCTTGCCACGACCCGACCTACGATGCGGCCGTCTGTGCCTCGCTGCAGAGCCAGTGGCAGGACTCCGAGATCCA CATGgagtcctcctcctccatcatgGCCCCCTTCTTCGCCAACCAGAGTTGCGACCCCTTCCAGCCGCAGTCCCGTCCCTGCCTGCTGGGCAACTACGTCGTTTACGCTGTTGACGCCAAGACCCCGGAGCACATCCAGGCCACCATCGCCTTCGCGCGCGAGCACAACATCCGCTTCGTCGTCCGCAACACCGGCCACGACTACCTCGGCCGCtccaccggcgccggcgccctctcCGTCTGGACGCACCACATGAAcagcgccgaggtcgtcgactgGAACTCCGCCGCGTACCAGGGCAAGGCCATGaaggtcggcgccggcgcccagggCTTCCACGTCATGGAggccgcccacgccgccggcctcgccgtcgtcggcggcgagtgCCCGaccgtcggcatcgccgggGGCTACAcccagggcggcggccacaGCGCCCTCTCGACCAGCTTCGGTCTCAGCGCCGACAACGTCCTCGAGTGGGAGGTCATCACGGCCAACGGCACGTTCCTGACCGCCTCCAAGACGGAGAACGCCGACCTGTTCTGGGCCCtgtccggcggcggccccggcaACTGGGGCGTCGTCACCTCCCTGACCGTCAAGGCCCACGCCGATGCCAAGGTCGGTGGCGCCACCCTCGTCATCATggccgccgacaacgacaacgcggccttcttcgaggccatcgacgcctTCCACGAGGAGCTCGCTGCCATGGTCGACGGGGGCTCCATGGTCGTCTACtacttcgccgccgccttcttccagATCGCGCCCCTCAACGCCTTCAacaagacggccgacgaggtccgcACCCTGCTCGCCCCCttcgtcgcccgcctcgacggcctcggcatcaagTACACCGTCGCCTACTCCGAGTTCGACAGCTACTACGGCCACTACGACCAGTACTTCGGCCCCCTGCCCATCGGCAACATCCAGGTCGGCATCGCCCAGTACGGCGGCCGCCTCATCCCGCGCGCCGACATCACCAGCATCGGCTCCTTCTCGCGCagcctcgccgccaagggcgccaccttcatcggcgtcggcaccgACGTCGGCCGCTTCGGCAACAAGGACTCCAACTCGGTCACGCCCGCCTGGCGCAGCGCCCTCGTCCACGCGACGCTGACCACCGTCTGGGACTTCGAGGCCCCCTGGGAGGACATGCTCGCCAACCAGGACCTCATGACCAACGTCCTCATGAAGGAGATCGAGGCCCTGACGCCCACGGGCGGCGCCTACATGAACGAGGCCGACTTCCAGCAGCCCAACTTCCAGAAGGAGTTCTTCGGGAGCAACTACAACGCCCTGCTGTGCCTCAAGCAGAAGTGGGACCCCGAGGGCTTCTTCTACGTCCGCaacgccgtcggcagcgagTCGTGGGGCGTCGCCAACGACGGGAGGATGTGCCGCGTTTAG